The following coding sequences are from one Arthrobacter crystallopoietes window:
- a CDS encoding transglutaminase-like domain-containing protein codes for MKRAASARLVARTTANTSMVFAIAAARNPGYTAFEETFTVTVDGAEVQLEELADNHSGRLHALHVDEPSTVEVDYSVAVEGLAEPERIDRTELIRYVRPSRYCESDKLLPTSYAEFGSLHGKELLNAVRTWVGRELRYVSGSSRPTDGAVETLLERRGVCRDFAHLVVSLLRAKDVPARLAAVYAPGLDPMDFHAVAEAYIEGAWHVVDATGMAPRQTLLRIATGRDASDTAFLSTVGGSLSLKELKVTAVVDDFVPETDPAAAVQLR; via the coding sequence ATGAAACGAGCCGCCTCGGCCCGTCTCGTCGCCAGGACCACCGCCAACACATCCATGGTGTTTGCCATTGCCGCCGCCCGGAACCCCGGCTACACCGCCTTCGAGGAGACCTTCACCGTGACGGTCGACGGCGCCGAGGTACAGCTGGAGGAACTGGCCGATAACCACTCCGGGCGGCTGCACGCCCTGCACGTGGATGAACCGTCCACGGTTGAAGTGGACTACTCGGTTGCGGTGGAAGGGCTGGCGGAGCCGGAACGCATCGACCGGACCGAACTGATCCGGTACGTGCGCCCCAGCCGCTACTGCGAGTCGGACAAGCTGCTGCCGACGTCGTACGCCGAATTCGGGTCGCTGCACGGGAAGGAGCTGCTCAACGCCGTGCGCACCTGGGTAGGGCGGGAGCTGCGCTACGTCAGCGGCTCCTCCCGGCCCACGGACGGAGCAGTGGAAACCCTGTTGGAACGCCGCGGGGTCTGCCGCGACTTCGCCCATCTGGTGGTATCGCTGCTGCGGGCCAAGGATGTGCCGGCGCGGCTCGCCGCGGTGTACGCCCCGGGGCTGGATCCGATGGACTTCCACGCCGTTGCCGAAGCCTATATCGAGGGCGCCTGGCACGTGGTGGACGCCACCGGCATGGCCCCGCGGCAGACGCTGCTGCGCATTGCCACCGGGCGGGATGCCTCGGACACGGCCTTCCTCTCCACCGTGGGCGGGAGCCTGTCCCTGAAGGAGCTGAAAGTGACCGCCGTGGTGGATGACTTCGTGCCGGAAACGGACCCCGCGGCGGCCGTGCAGCTGCGCTGA
- a CDS encoding cysteine desulfurase family protein → MIYLDAAATAPVRQEVLEAMWPALTQDFGNPSSHHTVGEAAGRALEYARRTAAQVLGCRPGEIVFTSGGTEANNLAIKGLALASPRGKRIVASAVEHPSVLEAVEYLERLHGFTLVRVPVDPDGVVDLEVLAAELTPETTLCTVMYANNEVGTIQPVEEIARLCREAKVPFHTDAVQAAGWLDLDVSRLGVDALSISGHKLGAPKGCGLLYVSGRRPLEPLVHGGGQENGRRSGTENVAGAVAVATALSLAEKERAETVPRVTGYRDYLIEQVLKALPEAQLTGHRTGRLPASASFCFPGTSGEAVLLELERRGVVCSSGSACAAGSDEPSAVLLAIGIDPAVAQTAVRLTFTAAVKEAEIALAVRAVVSAVKDVRKLAP, encoded by the coding sequence ATGATTTACCTGGATGCCGCCGCCACTGCTCCCGTGCGCCAGGAGGTGCTGGAAGCGATGTGGCCGGCCTTGACGCAGGACTTCGGCAACCCCTCCAGCCACCACACGGTCGGTGAAGCAGCCGGGCGGGCCCTGGAATATGCACGCAGGACCGCGGCGCAGGTGCTCGGCTGCCGGCCCGGGGAGATCGTCTTCACCTCCGGGGGCACCGAAGCAAACAACCTCGCCATCAAGGGGCTGGCGCTGGCCTCGCCGCGCGGCAAGCGCATCGTGGCCAGTGCCGTGGAGCATCCCTCTGTTCTGGAGGCCGTGGAGTACCTGGAACGGCTGCACGGCTTTACGCTCGTCCGCGTCCCGGTGGACCCGGACGGCGTCGTCGATCTGGAAGTCCTGGCCGCCGAGCTCACGCCGGAGACCACCTTGTGCACGGTGATGTACGCCAACAATGAGGTGGGCACAATCCAGCCGGTCGAAGAGATTGCCAGGCTGTGCCGGGAGGCGAAGGTTCCGTTCCATACGGATGCGGTGCAGGCCGCCGGCTGGCTGGATCTCGACGTTAGCCGCCTTGGCGTCGACGCGCTGAGTATTTCGGGGCACAAACTCGGTGCGCCCAAGGGCTGCGGCCTGCTGTATGTCTCGGGCCGGCGGCCGCTGGAGCCGCTGGTCCATGGCGGCGGCCAGGAAAACGGGCGCCGGTCCGGCACGGAAAACGTCGCCGGTGCTGTAGCCGTGGCCACTGCCTTATCCCTGGCGGAGAAGGAGCGCGCCGAGACGGTGCCGCGGGTCACCGGGTACCGCGACTACCTGATCGAGCAGGTGCTGAAGGCGCTGCCGGAGGCCCAGCTGACCGGGCACCGGACGGGGCGGCTACCGGCCAGCGCCTCCTTCTGTTTCCCGGGCACCTCGGGAGAAGCAGTTCTCCTCGAGCTCGAGCGGCGGGGCGTAGTGTGTTCCAGCGGCTCGGCCTGCGCGGCCGGTTCGGATGAACCGTCCGCGGTGCTGCTGGCCATTGGAATCGATCCCGCGGTGGCCCAGACCGCGGTGCGGCTGACCTTCACTGCAGCGGTCAAGGAGGCCGAGATCGCTTTGGCCGTACGGGCGGTGGTCAGCGCAGTGAAAGACGTCCGGAAGCTGGCGCCCTAG
- the nadC gene encoding carboxylating nicotinate-nucleotide diphosphorylase, which yields MNHILPPDQPTLERIVAAALAEDAPWGDITSNALIPAEATATAELAAREPGVFAGVPVLETVLRQVDASVSVGFKVQDGATFDAGQVLAVISGNARSILLAERVGLNMLQRLSGIATQTAAFVAAVAGTAARVVDTRKTTPGLRALERYAVRCGGGHNHRYSLSDAMMAKDNHLAVITDGGRKDLTEALREAKSRLPHTVHFEVEVDRAEQIEPVLAAGVDTIMLDNFSLEGLRAGVTQVAGRALVEASGNVRLETVGDIARTGVDVISSGALTHSVRSLDLGLDIRISH from the coding sequence ATGAACCATATTCTTCCGCCCGACCAGCCGACGCTCGAGCGCATTGTCGCCGCCGCGCTCGCCGAAGACGCCCCGTGGGGCGACATCACCTCGAACGCCCTCATCCCGGCAGAGGCCACCGCGACCGCCGAACTGGCCGCGCGCGAGCCGGGCGTGTTCGCCGGCGTTCCGGTGCTGGAAACCGTCCTGCGGCAGGTCGACGCGTCCGTTTCCGTAGGGTTCAAGGTCCAGGACGGGGCCACGTTCGACGCCGGCCAGGTGCTGGCGGTGATCAGCGGCAACGCCCGCTCCATCCTGCTGGCCGAACGCGTGGGACTGAACATGCTGCAGCGCCTGAGCGGTATCGCCACCCAGACGGCTGCCTTCGTCGCAGCGGTGGCCGGAACGGCGGCCCGGGTGGTCGATACCCGAAAGACGACCCCCGGGCTGCGCGCGCTGGAGCGCTACGCCGTGAGGTGCGGCGGCGGGCACAACCACCGCTATTCGCTCTCCGATGCCATGATGGCCAAAGACAACCATCTCGCCGTGATTACCGACGGCGGCCGCAAGGATCTGACAGAGGCGCTGCGGGAAGCGAAGTCGCGGCTGCCGCACACGGTCCATTTTGAGGTCGAAGTGGACCGGGCCGAGCAGATCGAACCCGTGCTGGCAGCCGGGGTGGATACGATCATGCTGGACAACTTCTCGCTGGAGGGGCTCCGCGCCGGCGTGACCCAGGTGGCGGGACGTGCCCTGGTGGAAGCCAGCGGCAATGTCCGGCTGGAAACGGTGGGGGACATTGCCCGCACCGGCGTGGACGTGATCTCGTCCGGTGCCCTCACCCACAGCGTCAGGTCCCTGGATCTGGGGCTGGACATCCGTATCTCCCACTGA
- the nadB gene encoding L-aspartate oxidase translates to MNTRRRTGSRRIVVVGSGIAGLYAAALAAEESDGHQVTLVTKGALAQSNTWFAQGGITAVTGQGEAAGDSIDAHVADTLRAGAEMNDDAAVRLLCEAAGAEIDTLLRWGVPFDRKGTRLALGLEGAHSAARILHAGGDRTGAAIAEVLIRRVVSLAGAGRLELREHSFVTRLLETASRVTGVELFGAPDGEVRTQLPADVVVLATGGAGQLYEATTNPDTATGDGVALAWAAGAVLTDLEFIQFHPTLLDPAAANGTAFMISEAVRGEGALLVDSTGHRFMPDYHPDAELAPRDVVSRAICRQRLLLESRGEAPQVYLDATGISRAKGTDFLARRFPTIHTTVSALGLDWNAQPLPVVPASHYWMGGIRTDLAGRTSVPGLFAVGEAACTGVHGANRLASNSLLEGLVFARRAVRALAVGERTPVVEALPLELPEGTVPCTRADLQRLMSSAAGVARDGASLELAAKQLGEWAVEPTDQAGAEDANLLTTARLVVAAARARENSIGAHYRTDFENRPAGSGRLSFVNPRAGVPGHSASQEQP, encoded by the coding sequence GTGAACACGCGGCGTCGCACAGGCAGCCGGCGGATCGTCGTCGTCGGTTCCGGCATAGCGGGCCTCTATGCGGCGGCGCTCGCCGCCGAGGAATCCGACGGGCACCAGGTGACGCTGGTGACCAAGGGGGCACTTGCGCAGAGCAACACCTGGTTCGCGCAGGGCGGGATCACCGCCGTGACCGGACAGGGCGAGGCCGCGGGCGATTCCATCGACGCACACGTGGCGGACACGCTCCGCGCAGGTGCGGAAATGAACGACGACGCCGCGGTGCGGCTTCTGTGCGAAGCGGCCGGCGCCGAGATCGACACCCTGCTCCGGTGGGGAGTCCCCTTCGACCGGAAGGGGACACGGCTGGCGCTGGGACTCGAGGGCGCCCATTCGGCGGCGCGGATCCTGCATGCCGGCGGGGACCGCACCGGTGCCGCCATTGCCGAGGTGCTGATCCGCCGGGTAGTATCCCTGGCCGGCGCCGGACGGCTGGAGCTCCGCGAGCACAGCTTCGTGACCCGCCTGCTGGAAACCGCCAGCCGGGTCACCGGCGTCGAACTCTTCGGCGCACCCGACGGCGAGGTGCGCACGCAGCTGCCGGCCGACGTCGTTGTTCTCGCTACCGGCGGGGCCGGGCAGCTCTACGAAGCAACCACCAATCCGGACACCGCCACCGGTGACGGTGTGGCGCTCGCCTGGGCGGCCGGGGCGGTCCTGACGGACCTGGAATTCATCCAGTTCCATCCCACGTTGCTGGATCCGGCCGCGGCCAACGGAACGGCCTTCATGATCTCCGAGGCGGTCCGCGGGGAGGGCGCCCTGCTGGTGGATTCCACCGGGCACCGCTTTATGCCGGATTACCACCCGGATGCCGAGCTGGCACCCCGGGACGTTGTCTCGCGCGCGATCTGCCGGCAGCGGCTGCTGCTGGAGTCCCGCGGCGAAGCGCCCCAGGTCTACCTGGACGCCACCGGTATCAGCCGGGCCAAGGGGACGGACTTCCTGGCCCGGCGTTTCCCCACCATCCACACCACCGTGTCCGCGCTGGGCCTGGACTGGAACGCGCAGCCGCTGCCGGTAGTGCCCGCCTCGCATTACTGGATGGGCGGGATCCGTACGGACCTCGCCGGACGGACCTCGGTGCCGGGCCTGTTCGCCGTGGGGGAGGCCGCCTGCACCGGAGTGCACGGCGCCAACCGGCTGGCATCGAACTCGCTGCTGGAAGGGCTCGTCTTCGCCCGCCGGGCTGTCCGGGCGCTCGCCGTCGGGGAGCGGACCCCGGTGGTCGAGGCGCTCCCGCTGGAGCTTCCGGAAGGCACCGTGCCCTGCACCCGTGCCGACCTGCAGCGCCTGATGTCCTCGGCAGCGGGCGTGGCACGGGACGGCGCAAGCCTGGAGCTCGCCGCCAAGCAGCTTGGCGAGTGGGCCGTGGAGCCAACGGACCAGGCGGGGGCCGAAGACGCGAACCTGCTCACCACCGCCCGCCTGGTGGTTGCCGCGGCCCGTGCACGCGAGAACTCCATCGGAGCCCATTACCGCACCGATTTTGAAAACCGTCCGGCGGGCAGCGGCCGCCTCAGTTTTGTTAATCCTCGTGCCGGTGTCCCCGGCCACAGCGCCAGCCAGGAGCAGCCATGA
- the nadA gene encoding quinolinate synthase NadA, translated as MASTNTIELITREEAQTRPAAAGSCSPDLVKAPWNFDGGATPAYGPGASMADIAPAATPRQGQIPEEYRLAGDDELHAKIMAVKEKLGEKLVVLGHFYQRDEVVRYADFVGDSFQLARAAKEKPEAEIIVFCGVHFMAETADLLSGADQSVILPNLAAGCSMADMADIDSVQACWDQLTDVLGSEPDEDGRLPVIPVTYMNSSAALKGFCGENGGIVCTSSNAATVLEWAFERGQRVLFFPDQHLGRNTAKAMGVPLEQMPMWNPRKPLGGNDEQALQDSRVILWHGFCSVHKRFTVDQIEKARSDYPGVRVIVHPECPMPVVDAADEAGSTDYIRKAIDAATEPTVFAIGTEINMVNRLAAEYPQHTIFCLDPVVCPCSTMYRIHPGYLAWVLEAYAERGEVLNQITVEDNVAVPARVALERMLAAKP; from the coding sequence ATGGCATCAACCAACACCATCGAGCTCATCACCCGCGAGGAAGCCCAGACGCGCCCGGCGGCCGCCGGCAGCTGCAGTCCGGACCTGGTCAAGGCGCCGTGGAATTTCGACGGCGGCGCCACGCCTGCGTACGGCCCGGGTGCCTCCATGGCCGATATCGCCCCGGCCGCAACCCCGCGGCAGGGCCAGATCCCCGAGGAATACAGGCTGGCCGGCGACGACGAGCTGCACGCCAAGATCATGGCCGTCAAAGAAAAGCTGGGCGAAAAGCTGGTGGTGCTGGGCCACTTCTACCAGCGGGACGAAGTCGTCAGGTATGCGGATTTCGTGGGCGATTCGTTCCAGCTGGCCCGGGCCGCCAAGGAAAAGCCGGAGGCGGAAATCATCGTCTTCTGCGGCGTGCACTTCATGGCCGAAACCGCGGACCTGCTCTCCGGTGCGGACCAGTCCGTTATCCTGCCGAACCTGGCCGCCGGCTGCTCCATGGCGGACATGGCGGACATCGACTCCGTACAGGCCTGCTGGGACCAGCTCACGGACGTGCTCGGCTCGGAGCCGGATGAAGACGGCAGGCTGCCCGTCATCCCGGTCACCTACATGAACTCCTCCGCCGCGCTGAAGGGCTTCTGCGGCGAAAACGGCGGCATCGTCTGCACCTCATCGAACGCCGCGACCGTACTGGAATGGGCCTTCGAGCGGGGCCAGCGCGTGCTGTTCTTCCCGGACCAGCACCTGGGCCGCAACACCGCCAAGGCCATGGGCGTGCCGCTGGAGCAGATGCCGATGTGGAACCCGCGCAAACCGCTGGGCGGCAACGACGAGCAGGCCCTGCAGGATTCGCGCGTCATTCTCTGGCACGGCTTCTGCTCGGTCCACAAGCGCTTCACGGTGGACCAGATCGAGAAGGCACGCTCGGACTACCCCGGCGTGCGGGTGATTGTGCACCCCGAGTGCCCGATGCCGGTCGTTGATGCAGCGGACGAGGCCGGATCGACCGACTACATCCGCAAGGCCATCGACGCCGCTACCGAGCCCACCGTTTTCGCCATCGGCACCGAGATCAACATGGTGAACCGGCTGGCCGCGGAGTACCCGCAGCACACCATCTTCTGCCTGGATCCGGTGGTCTGCCCGTGCTCCACCATGTACCGGATCCACCCCGGCTACCTGGCCTGGGTCCTGGAGGCCTACGCCGAGCGCGGCGAAGTCCTGAACCAGATCACCGTTGAGGACAATGTGGCGGTACCGGCGCGCGTGGCCCTCGAGCGGATGCTGGCAGCCAAGCCGTGA
- a CDS encoding NUDIX hydrolase — protein sequence MAVYSANVSERRQQPPELAISTVIFALRPDADSARPTIWLPLVRRTRQPYRDLWALPGGPLSQEESLQDAARRNLQDTTSLQPSYLEQLYAFGGLDRSPVQRVVSIVYWALVKPDVAALARETENVRWFRADHLGQLAFDHNQIVDYALWRLRNKVEYSSIAYAFLGEKFTLAQVREVYEAVLGKELDPANFRRQLRAATDIEATDEYLQGGRHRPPRLYRYTGSTSPGNGPLG from the coding sequence GTGGCGGTCTACTCGGCGAACGTTTCGGAGCGCAGGCAGCAGCCGCCCGAGCTTGCCATTTCCACCGTCATCTTCGCGCTGCGCCCGGATGCGGATTCGGCGCGCCCCACCATCTGGCTCCCGCTGGTCCGCCGCACGCGGCAGCCCTACCGTGATCTCTGGGCCCTGCCTGGCGGACCGCTCAGTCAGGAGGAGTCGTTGCAGGACGCTGCCCGGCGGAATCTGCAGGACACCACATCGCTGCAGCCGAGCTATCTGGAACAGCTGTACGCCTTCGGCGGCCTGGATCGGTCGCCGGTCCAACGTGTCGTCTCCATCGTCTATTGGGCGCTGGTGAAGCCGGACGTCGCGGCGCTGGCGCGCGAAACCGAAAACGTGAGGTGGTTCCGCGCCGACCATCTTGGCCAGCTCGCCTTCGACCACAACCAAATTGTGGACTATGCGCTGTGGCGGCTGCGGAACAAGGTGGAGTACAGCTCCATTGCCTACGCCTTCCTGGGCGAAAAGTTCACCCTTGCCCAGGTCCGCGAGGTCTACGAGGCCGTTCTGGGCAAGGAACTGGACCCGGCCAACTTTCGCCGCCAGCTGCGTGCCGCCACGGACATCGAGGCCACCGACGAATACCTGCAGGGCGGCCGGCACCGGCCGCCCCGGCTCTACCGCTATACCGGGAGCACCAGCCCCGGCAACGGACCCCTCGGCTAA
- a CDS encoding Lrp/AsnC family transcriptional regulator, protein MNIDSLDSRIVTLFTEDPRMSVLEASRVLKVARATIQARLDKMQRHGVIAGWGPRLSPAELGYVVKAYCSLVIRQESGHDAVAEALSRIPEVLELHTVSGESDLLACVVARSNADLQRVLDEMTATNTVLRSSSVIVLNSHFEGRTLPLVQAAGAAAEPPASA, encoded by the coding sequence GTGAATATTGACTCACTGGATTCCCGGATCGTCACGCTCTTCACGGAGGACCCCCGGATGTCCGTGCTGGAGGCATCGCGGGTGCTAAAAGTGGCCCGTGCCACAATACAGGCGCGGCTGGATAAAATGCAACGCCACGGGGTCATCGCCGGCTGGGGCCCGCGGCTTTCGCCGGCCGAGCTGGGCTACGTGGTGAAGGCGTATTGTTCGCTGGTTATCCGGCAGGAATCCGGGCATGACGCGGTTGCCGAAGCCTTGTCCAGGATTCCCGAGGTGCTGGAACTGCACACCGTATCGGGGGAGAGCGACCTGCTCGCCTGCGTGGTGGCGAGGTCCAATGCCGATCTGCAACGCGTGCTCGACGAGATGACCGCCACCAATACCGTGCTGCGGTCGTCATCGGTCATTGTCCTGAACAGCCATTTCGAGGGCCGCACTTTGCCGCTGGTGCAAGCGGCAGGCGCTGCCGCGGAGCCGCCAGCTTCCGCATAG
- a CDS encoding amino acid permease — MQSSTDEAGTPRQGLGQSMTSRQLTMMGLGSAIGAGLFLGSGAGIQAAGPAVLVSYLLAGTLVIIVMWALGEMAAAHPSSGAFSTYAEKAMGRTAGATIGWLWWLQLVTVIAAEAVGAAALLASVWPVLPSWLLALVFMVVFTAINLMGVKNYGEFEFWFAIIKVAAIVAFLALGAALIFGWLPHAPSPGLSNLFGGDGFAPAGLGGIAAGLLVVIFAFGGTEIVAVAAAETKDPQHSVSRAIKTVVWRILVFYFGSVLVIATVVPWDSEALASPFAAVLSVAAIPGADVAITIIAAFALLSALNANLYGASRMIFSLSQRGEAPALLQRIGLHRVPIAAVLSSVAFGFVATVMELLFPEKVLPVLLSFVGSTCLVVWGMVLTSQLILRRRADREGQDLPMRMRGFPAITCLGLGLLAAILAVGFFSPGTSAQLVSTAVLIAGIAVLNKLFARRRSAVR, encoded by the coding sequence ATGCAGTCCAGCACTGATGAAGCAGGGACACCCCGCCAGGGTCTTGGCCAGTCCATGACCTCGCGCCAGCTGACCATGATGGGGCTCGGCAGTGCAATCGGCGCCGGCCTCTTCCTCGGCTCCGGCGCAGGCATCCAGGCCGCGGGACCGGCGGTACTGGTCTCCTACCTGCTCGCCGGAACGCTGGTCATCATCGTGATGTGGGCGCTGGGCGAAATGGCCGCGGCACACCCCAGCAGCGGCGCATTCTCCACCTATGCCGAAAAAGCCATGGGCCGCACGGCCGGGGCAACCATCGGCTGGCTGTGGTGGCTCCAGCTGGTGACCGTCATTGCGGCCGAGGCCGTGGGCGCCGCGGCACTGCTCGCCTCGGTCTGGCCCGTGCTGCCGTCATGGCTGCTGGCCTTGGTATTTATGGTCGTTTTCACCGCCATCAACCTCATGGGCGTCAAGAATTACGGTGAATTCGAGTTCTGGTTTGCCATCATCAAGGTCGCCGCCATCGTGGCGTTCCTGGCCCTCGGCGCAGCACTGATCTTCGGCTGGCTACCCCATGCCCCCTCGCCCGGACTGTCCAACCTGTTCGGCGGCGACGGTTTTGCTCCCGCCGGTCTGGGCGGCATTGCTGCAGGCCTGCTGGTAGTGATTTTTGCCTTTGGCGGTACCGAAATCGTCGCGGTGGCCGCGGCGGAAACGAAGGATCCGCAGCACAGTGTCTCCCGGGCCATCAAGACGGTGGTGTGGCGGATCCTGGTCTTCTACTTCGGCTCGGTTCTGGTCATCGCCACCGTGGTCCCGTGGGATTCGGAAGCCCTCGCCTCCCCCTTCGCCGCGGTGCTCTCCGTCGCCGCCATTCCGGGCGCGGACGTGGCCATCACGATCATCGCCGCCTTTGCCCTGCTCTCGGCCCTGAACGCCAACCTGTACGGCGCCTCCCGGATGATCTTCTCCCTCTCCCAGCGCGGTGAGGCCCCGGCCCTGCTCCAGCGGATAGGCCTGCATCGCGTGCCCATCGCGGCGGTCCTGTCCTCGGTGGCCTTCGGCTTCGTGGCGACGGTCATGGAACTCCTGTTCCCGGAGAAGGTCCTGCCCGTGCTGCTGAGCTTTGTCGGGTCGACCTGCCTGGTTGTCTGGGGCATGGTCCTGACATCGCAGCTGATCCTCCGCCGCCGCGCCGACCGCGAGGGCCAGGACCTGCCAATGAGAATGCGGGGCTTCCCTGCCATCACCTGCCTGGGCCTGGGCCTGCTGGCCGCAATCCTGGCCGTCGGGTTCTTTTCCCCCGGCACCAGCGCGCAACTGGTTTCTACCGCAGTGCTCATCGCCGGCATCGCCGTTCTGAACAAGCTCTTCGCCCGCCGACGGTCGGCAGTCCGCTAA
- a CDS encoding thiamine pyrophosphate-dependent enzyme, with amino-acid sequence MADVLALDGTGRAALAGEELRELYRLMVAVRHLDESAIRWQRQGLIPGYAPQLGQEAAQVGSGYALDMSRDFVFPTYREMGVARTVGVDMVEYMSTHKATWHGGLYDPKASRFAPIQAVVGGSVLHAVGWAHGQTLDRTPAGELGVAITYFGDGASSQGDVHEAMNFAAVMKAPVVFFIQNNGWAISVPTERQVAGGSVAGRAAGYGMPSIQVDGNDVVAVTQATAAALAHARAGKGPAVVEAMTYRRGPHSTSDDPGRYRTLEEERTDGGEDPLARMRARLLADGIADEAFFDEALAAAKAEEEQIRAGINALGPRPGTEMFDFVYQEPTQALKAQASAWREESEHV; translated from the coding sequence ATGGCTGATGTTCTTGCTCTGGATGGGACAGGCCGGGCCGCGCTGGCCGGTGAGGAGCTCAGGGAGCTGTACCGGCTGATGGTGGCGGTCCGCCACCTGGACGAATCGGCGATCCGCTGGCAGCGCCAGGGCCTGATCCCCGGTTACGCTCCGCAGCTGGGCCAGGAAGCGGCGCAGGTCGGCAGCGGCTACGCACTGGACATGAGCCGCGACTTTGTCTTCCCCACCTACCGCGAAATGGGCGTCGCCCGCACCGTCGGGGTGGACATGGTGGAATACATGTCCACTCATAAGGCCACCTGGCACGGCGGCCTGTACGATCCCAAGGCCTCCCGCTTCGCCCCAATCCAGGCTGTAGTGGGCGGCTCCGTGCTGCACGCAGTCGGCTGGGCGCACGGCCAGACCCTTGACAGGACCCCGGCGGGAGAACTCGGCGTGGCGATCACCTACTTTGGCGACGGCGCCAGCTCGCAGGGCGACGTCCACGAGGCCATGAACTTTGCCGCCGTCATGAAGGCACCGGTCGTCTTCTTCATCCAGAACAACGGCTGGGCCATCTCGGTCCCGACCGAGCGTCAGGTAGCCGGCGGCTCGGTGGCCGGCCGGGCCGCGGGATACGGCATGCCCTCCATCCAGGTGGACGGGAACGACGTCGTTGCCGTCACCCAGGCGACTGCCGCAGCGCTGGCGCACGCCCGTGCAGGCAAGGGACCGGCGGTAGTCGAGGCCATGACCTACCGCCGCGGGCCGCACTCCACCAGCGATGATCCGGGCCGCTACCGCACCCTCGAAGAAGAACGTACCGACGGCGGCGAAGACCCCTTGGCGCGGATGCGCGCCCGGCTGCTGGCCGACGGGATCGCCGACGAAGCCTTCTTCGACGAAGCTCTGGCTGCGGCCAAGGCCGAGGAAGAGCAGATCCGCGCAGGCATCAACGCGCTCGGCCCGCGGCCCGGCACGGAGATGTTCGACTTTGTCTACCAGGAACCCACACAAGCACTGAAGGCACAGGCCAGCGCCTGGCGGGAGGAATCGGAACATGTCTGA
- a CDS encoding alpha-ketoacid dehydrogenase subunit beta, with amino-acid sequence MSMQQALNRALAEVMTENPRALILGEDVGQLGGVFRITDGLQKKFGEARVFDTPLAESGILGMSVGLAMAGYHPIPEVQFDGFAYPAVNQIICQVGRMNYRSRGKLPMPITLRVPSFGGIRAPEHHGESLEAMFAHVPGLKVVSPSGPNEAYHLLKYAATRQDPVIFMEPKSRYWQKGPVNTGADAAGYSPTGSRVVREGKHLTLVAWGAMVARCLQVAELAAEDGIEIEVLDLRWLKPIDAEGLAASVAKTRRAVVVHEAPRTSGLGAEVASIITERCFGTLKAPVERVTGFDVPYPSGDLEDEYIPNIDRILYGIQRVLEYRRG; translated from the coding sequence ATGTCCATGCAGCAGGCCCTGAACCGGGCCCTGGCCGAAGTCATGACGGAGAATCCGCGCGCCCTCATCCTGGGCGAGGACGTCGGCCAGCTCGGCGGCGTCTTCCGCATCACCGACGGCCTGCAGAAGAAGTTCGGCGAGGCGCGGGTTTTCGACACCCCGCTGGCCGAGTCCGGCATCCTGGGCATGTCCGTGGGGCTGGCCATGGCCGGCTACCACCCCATCCCGGAAGTACAGTTCGATGGTTTTGCCTACCCTGCGGTGAACCAGATCATCTGCCAGGTCGGCCGGATGAACTACCGCAGCCGCGGCAAACTGCCGATGCCCATTACCCTGCGCGTGCCAAGCTTCGGCGGCATCCGGGCACCCGAACACCACGGCGAATCGCTGGAAGCAATGTTCGCCCACGTTCCCGGGCTGAAGGTTGTTTCCCCGTCGGGACCGAACGAGGCGTACCACCTGCTCAAGTACGCGGCCACGCGCCAGGATCCGGTCATCTTCATGGAGCCGAAGTCCCGGTACTGGCAGAAGGGCCCGGTCAACACCGGCGCCGACGCAGCAGGCTACAGCCCGACCGGTTCCCGCGTGGTCCGCGAGGGCAAGCACCTGACCCTGGTGGCCTGGGGCGCTATGGTGGCCCGCTGCCTGCAGGTTGCCGAGCTGGCGGCCGAGGACGGCATCGAGATCGAGGTCCTGGACCTGCGCTGGCTCAAGCCCATCGACGCCGAAGGCCTGGCGGCTTCCGTGGCCAAGACGCGCCGCGCCGTCGTCGTTCATGAAGCGCCCCGGACCTCCGGTCTGGGCGCCGAAGTCGCCTCGATCATTACCGAGCGTTGCTTCGGAACCTTGAAGGCACCCGTTGAGCGGGTGACCGGTTTCGACGTACCGTATCCCTCAGGAGACCTCGAGGACGAGTACATCCCCAACATTGACCGCATCCTGTACGGGATCCAGCGAGTATTGGAGTATCGCCGTGGCTGA